In Nitrospirota bacterium, the following are encoded in one genomic region:
- a CDS encoding ATP-binding protein, producing MRYVRRRLEAQIRKAVKDFPAVILTGPRRAGKTWLLRHLFPRASYFLLEDPDIVARLRADPQGFLDAVKTPAILDEVQNVPEVFALVRSRIDRRPRRAGQWVLTGSQEAPLMRGVSESMAGRAAVFQLYPLSVRETPKVTLLHGGYPEAVARPGGARLWFSSYLQTYLERDVRAVTAVRDLATFRRFLALLASRHGQVLNKTDLAAPVGVSVPTITQWLGVLEMTAQILIVPPYYQNFGKRLIKSPKVYIADSGLACHLLGIDTAAELAKSLFLGTLFEGFIASEIVKGQVNAGGRRELYHFRDEQGLEVDFVVPGRGGSVSLVECKASKTITPAMAAPMQRLAQAMKKKCPKRAAVDMFLVHQAPKSGAGTPAVAPGVRALSWQGFLEKP from the coding sequence ATGAGATACGTTCGACGCCGCTTAGAGGCTCAGATCCGGAAAGCCGTCAAAGACTTTCCCGCGGTCATCCTCACAGGGCCCCGCCGGGCCGGGAAGACCTGGCTGCTCCGGCACCTGTTCCCCAGGGCCAGTTATTTCCTGCTGGAAGATCCGGACATCGTGGCGCGGCTCCGGGCCGACCCGCAGGGATTTCTCGATGCCGTGAAGACGCCCGCGATCCTCGACGAGGTACAGAACGTCCCCGAGGTTTTCGCGTTGGTCCGCTCGCGTATCGATCGCCGGCCGCGGCGCGCCGGCCAGTGGGTGCTGACGGGCTCGCAAGAGGCGCCGTTGATGCGGGGCGTATCGGAATCGATGGCCGGCCGCGCGGCGGTGTTTCAGTTGTACCCGCTGTCCGTGCGCGAGACGCCGAAGGTCACGCTGCTGCACGGGGGCTATCCCGAGGCCGTGGCGAGACCGGGCGGCGCGAGGCTGTGGTTTAGCTCCTACCTCCAGACCTACCTGGAGCGGGACGTGCGAGCGGTTACGGCGGTCAGGGACCTCGCCACGTTCAGGCGGTTTCTGGCGTTACTGGCGAGCCGGCACGGGCAGGTGTTGAACAAGACCGATCTGGCCGCGCCAGTCGGCGTCAGCGTGCCGACGATCACGCAATGGCTCGGGGTACTGGAGATGACGGCGCAGATTCTGATCGTTCCCCCGTACTATCAGAACTTCGGCAAACGGCTGATCAAATCGCCGAAAGTGTATATCGCCGACTCCGGCCTTGCTTGTCATCTGCTGGGAATCGACACGGCAGCCGAATTGGCCAAGTCGCTGTTCCTGGGCACGCTGTTCGAGGGTTTCATCGCGTCGGAAATCGTCAAAGGTCAGGTCAATGCGGGCGGGCGGCGTGAACTGTATCACTTCCGGGACGAACAGGGATTGGAAGTGGACTTCGTGGTGCCGGGGCGTGGAGGATCCGTTTCGTTGGTGGAGTGCAAGGCCAGCAAGACGATCACGCCGGCGATGGCGGCGCCCATGCAGAGGCTGGCTCAGGCGATGAAGAAGAAGTGCCCCAAGCGGGCCGCCGTGGACATGTTTCTGGTTCACCAGGCGCCGAAGTCAGGCGCCGGAACACCGGCGGTGGCGCCGGGCGTGCGGGCGCTCTCCTGGCAGGGATTCTTGGAAAAGCCGTAA
- a CDS encoding BamA/TamA family outer membrane protein, translated as MPITVAMAGDPATDPVSRQIEDVTRPVSGIMPESLKTELVVMPMPLSNPTIGTGLAFATMILYRLDEQSPPSSTTVGGAYTNSGTWGAGVSQKTFFDQDRYRFNLIAGYADANIDFYGIGTSAGDRGTGIPISQSGTVALPELSVRAVSDAYIGLRYRYLAVTTSSSQWDQLVDDLGDLLPGTAGSIPQDIRTVSAGPGVAISYDSRDNPLNAYRGTSLNLLTDFMREGFGSDHDYTLFKLTATNYRGLGDRGVLALQGFACATNGDTVLRVVYAGHQPESSRVRGRPVSRPPVIEWSGRIPPPASPSPWRHDFRRIGRGSADMERLFHRRYAPKLGARTALDGRGETPRQRVRRLCARLRFRGLVLLHRRMVLTPVALPRG; from the coding sequence ATGCCGATTACCGTCGCCATGGCAGGCGACCCCGCGACCGACCCGGTAAGCCGCCAAATCGAGGACGTGACGCGACCCGTCAGCGGCATCATGCCAGAGTCGCTGAAGACCGAACTCGTGGTCATGCCCATGCCGCTGTCGAATCCCACGATCGGCACCGGCCTTGCCTTTGCCACCATGATTCTCTACAGGCTCGACGAGCAGTCCCCGCCTTCGAGCACCACGGTCGGCGGCGCCTACACCAACAGCGGGACCTGGGGCGCCGGCGTCAGCCAGAAAACATTTTTCGATCAGGACCGGTACCGCTTCAACCTGATCGCGGGGTATGCCGACGCCAACATCGACTTTTACGGAATCGGAACGAGTGCCGGAGATCGCGGCACCGGAATTCCGATCTCGCAATCCGGCACCGTGGCGCTGCCCGAGCTGTCGGTCCGCGCCGTCTCGGACGCGTACATCGGTCTGCGATACCGCTATCTCGCCGTCACCACGAGCTCCTCGCAATGGGATCAGCTCGTCGACGACCTTGGAGACCTCCTTCCCGGAACGGCCGGCTCGATCCCGCAGGATATCCGGACCGTAAGCGCCGGGCCAGGGGTGGCGATCAGCTACGACTCGCGCGACAACCCGTTGAACGCCTACCGAGGTACCAGCCTGAACCTTCTTACCGACTTCATGCGCGAAGGGTTCGGCAGCGACCACGACTACACCCTGTTCAAGTTGACCGCCACGAACTATCGCGGTCTCGGGGATCGGGGGGTGTTGGCCCTGCAGGGGTTTGCCTGCGCCACCAACGGCGACACCGTTCTACGAGTTGTGTATGCTGGGCACCAGCCAGAATCTTCGCGGGTACGTGGGCGGCCAGTATCGCGACCACCTGTTATTGAGTGGTCAGGTCGAATACCGCCACCGGCTTCCCCGTCGCCTTGGCGTCACGATTTTCGCCGGATTGGGAGAGGTAGCGCCGACATGGAGCGCCTTTTCCACCGACGATATGCTCCCAAGCTGGGGGCTCGGACTGCGCTGGATGGCCGCGGAGAAACACCGCGTCAACGTGTCCGTCGACTATGCGCGCGGTTACGATTCCGAGGGCTGGTACTTCTACATCGGAGAATGGTTCTGACACCCGTCGCGTTGCCACGCGGCTAG
- a CDS encoding phospholipase D-like domain-containing protein, with amino-acid sequence MSPYTERRTRPLVALAALGLSACVSLPTGYPRTESSALTETNDTLLGRAFVPLVAEHPGESGFLALERGLDAFVARIVLAEAAQKSLDAQYYIWHGDTTGRLLAEALVRAAERRVRVRLLLDDLGTAAKDDALVALDAHPNIEVRLFNPIALRTARGLGMLLDFGRVNRRMHNKSFTADNHATIVGGRNVGDEYFEARPDLDFGDLDVLAIGPVVSEVSSAFDLYWNSAAAFPITALTNVRVSLPGTK; translated from the coding sequence GTGTCACCGTACACTGAGAGACGCACTCGGCCGTTGGTGGCGCTCGCGGCGCTGGGTCTGAGCGCCTGTGTCTCACTGCCGACCGGTTACCCCCGTACCGAATCGTCGGCATTGACCGAGACCAACGATACGTTGCTCGGGCGGGCGTTCGTGCCGCTCGTTGCGGAGCACCCCGGGGAGTCGGGATTTCTCGCGCTCGAGCGGGGGTTGGACGCGTTCGTCGCTCGCATCGTCCTGGCCGAGGCGGCGCAGAAGAGCCTGGATGCGCAGTACTACATCTGGCACGGCGATACGACCGGCCGCCTGCTCGCGGAGGCGCTGGTGCGCGCCGCGGAGCGCAGGGTGAGAGTGCGCCTGCTGCTGGACGACCTTGGTACCGCGGCCAAGGACGACGCGCTGGTGGCGCTCGACGCGCATCCGAACATCGAGGTCCGCCTGTTCAACCCAATCGCGCTGCGCACGGCGCGGGGCCTGGGCATGCTGCTCGACTTCGGGCGCGTCAACCGCCGCATGCACAACAAATCGTTTACCGCCGACAACCACGCCACCATCGTGGGCGGGCGCAACGTTGGCGACGAGTACTTCGAGGCTCGGCCCGATCTGGACTTCGGCGATCTCGATGTGCTGGCCATCGGCCCTGTGGTCAGCGAGGTGTCGTCGGCGTTCGATCTCTACTGGAACAGCGCGGCGGCGTTCCCGATCACGGCGTTGACAAACGTTCGCGTCTCCTTGCCCGGCACGAAATAG
- a CDS encoding transporter: protein MECTNVRSHTVWLVVLTGLLVSAGPAAAQQLEPRAYSPSPVGANFLGLGYAYSSGGAVTDPSVPITNIHARVHSAVPYYGRTFGLLGRQASVTLTTPYAWATVSGDVQEVNRTVDRSGFGDPQFRLSVNVIGGPALTPQEFARHQQATTLGASVIVIAPFGEYDSSKLINLGTNRWAFKPEVGLSQPLGAWNLEFYAGVWLFTENDDFFGGQVRKQDPLASLQTHVVYTIRPRLWAAFDFTYYSGGSTTVDGAVQDDRQNNTRGGITLSVPVTVSQSVKLTWARGVSTRIGSNFDTMGVAWQLLWF from the coding sequence GTGGAATGCACAAATGTGCGATCACATACCGTATGGCTGGTTGTCCTTACGGGCCTGCTCGTCAGCGCAGGGCCGGCGGCGGCCCAGCAGCTCGAACCCCGGGCCTATTCGCCCTCGCCCGTTGGCGCGAACTTCCTCGGCTTGGGCTACGCCTATTCGAGCGGGGGCGCAGTCACGGACCCCTCCGTGCCGATTACGAACATCCATGCCCGAGTCCACAGCGCGGTACCTTACTACGGTCGCACCTTCGGCCTGCTCGGCCGGCAAGCCAGTGTGACATTGACGACTCCGTACGCGTGGGCCACGGTCTCTGGCGACGTGCAGGAGGTCAATCGAACCGTTGATCGGTCCGGATTCGGCGACCCGCAATTTCGGCTTAGCGTGAACGTGATCGGGGGGCCGGCGCTGACACCGCAAGAATTCGCGCGTCATCAACAGGCAACCACCCTGGGCGCAAGCGTCATCGTCATCGCCCCGTTCGGCGAGTACGACTCCTCAAAGTTGATCAACCTGGGAACCAACCGCTGGGCGTTCAAGCCGGAGGTGGGGCTCTCGCAGCCCCTGGGAGCTTGGAACCTCGAATTCTACGCGGGCGTGTGGCTGTTCACGGAAAACGACGACTTTTTCGGCGGCCAGGTACGGAAACAGGATCCGCTTGCCTCGCTCCAGACCCATGTGGTATACACGATCCGTCCGCGCCTGTGGGCGGCCTTCGACTTCACCTACTACTCGGGCGGGTCGACGACGGTTGACGGCGCGGTTCAGGACGACCGGCAAAACAATACCCGCGGAGGAATCACTCTGTCGGTCCCGGTGACAGTTAGCCAGTCCGTGAAGCTTACCTGGGCGCGGGGAGTCTCGACCCGCATCGGCTCCAACTTCGATACGATGGGGGTTGCGTGGCAGTTGCTGTGGTTCTAG
- a CDS encoding patatin-like phospholipase family protein yields MRTIVVKLLTVALVVVIGTVVVGCASAPRRPDRTVQDLFAARQIDDVARAKQTRQFMQKLLERVERETEASAQGVKVTKWKTIDVLVISGGGDWGAFGAGVLKGWGKVKGELARPQFDVVTGVSTGALIAPFAFLGDNESYDRVVQLYRHPQKDWAVSRGTLFFLPNNPSFFALPGLEREVRTALDRPMLERIAAQDGNGRGLLVNTTNIDFGSMHAWDIVAEAKTALAKNDPDWVHKILLASAGIPGIFPARDIGEYLYVDGAITGNILYGGRVRQEDSLPALWEARHPGEPMPLLRYWVIFNNQFRFPPQVTKGRWPDIMTRATIMSTQTSTVNSMRHLFALAEIANLKHSGEIQVRVMAVPDEWVPPKPGTFQIEVMNTLADLGEQMGADPTKWRTEPP; encoded by the coding sequence ATGCGAACGATTGTTGTGAAATTGCTTACCGTCGCGTTGGTTGTGGTCATCGGAACCGTGGTCGTCGGCTGTGCCTCGGCGCCGCGGCGACCGGATCGGACAGTGCAGGATCTGTTCGCGGCTCGGCAGATCGATGACGTGGCGAGAGCCAAACAAACCCGCCAGTTCATGCAGAAGCTGTTGGAGCGTGTCGAGCGCGAAACCGAAGCCTCAGCGCAGGGTGTGAAGGTGACCAAGTGGAAGACCATCGACGTCCTCGTCATCTCGGGCGGCGGGGACTGGGGCGCGTTCGGCGCCGGTGTGTTGAAGGGCTGGGGGAAGGTCAAGGGCGAGCTGGCGCGGCCGCAGTTCGACGTGGTCACGGGCGTCAGCACGGGGGCGTTGATCGCTCCCTTTGCGTTCCTGGGCGACAATGAATCCTATGACCGCGTGGTCCAACTGTATCGCCATCCCCAGAAGGACTGGGCGGTCTCGCGCGGTACGTTGTTCTTCTTGCCGAACAACCCGTCGTTCTTTGCGCTGCCCGGTCTGGAACGCGAAGTGCGCACGGCGCTGGACCGTCCGATGCTGGAGCGCATCGCGGCGCAGGACGGCAACGGTCGCGGACTGCTGGTGAACACCACGAACATCGACTTCGGCAGCATGCATGCGTGGGACATCGTGGCCGAGGCCAAGACGGCGCTGGCCAAGAACGATCCCGACTGGGTGCACAAGATCCTGCTGGCCAGCGCGGGCATACCCGGTATTTTCCCGGCACGGGACATCGGTGAGTACCTCTACGTGGACGGCGCCATCACCGGGAACATTCTATACGGCGGGCGAGTGCGTCAAGAGGACAGCCTGCCCGCGTTGTGGGAGGCGAGACATCCCGGTGAGCCGATGCCGCTCCTGCGTTACTGGGTCATCTTCAACAACCAGTTCCGTTTTCCGCCCCAAGTGACGAAAGGGCGCTGGCCCGACATCATGACCCGCGCCACGATCATGTCCACCCAGACTTCCACCGTCAATTCCATGCGCCACCTCTTTGCACTGGCGGAAATCGCGAATCTCAAGCACAGCGGAGAAATACAGGTGCGCGTGATGGCGGTCCCTGACGAGTGGGTGCCGCCCAAGCCCGGCACGTTTCAGATCGAGGTGATGAACACCTTGGCTGATCTGGGCGAGCAAATGGGCGCCGATCCCACCAAGTGGCGGACAGAGCCGCCGTGA
- a CDS encoding MliC family protein gives MPQDARLWAYALALTLIGGALAGCVQPKPYPIQGAYRYQCEGGKTFQVTVAPDQNSAVVKFDEQEWTMKRTISASGATFTDGGKVLWMKGNQALIESDSEVLFRKCTSVSSPR, from the coding sequence ATGCCTCAAGATGCGCGACTGTGGGCCTACGCTCTGGCTCTCACACTAATCGGCGGAGCGCTGGCCGGTTGCGTTCAGCCGAAGCCGTATCCGATCCAGGGTGCCTATCGCTACCAGTGCGAGGGTGGGAAGACGTTCCAGGTGACAGTGGCTCCGGATCAGAACTCGGCTGTGGTGAAGTTTGACGAGCAGGAGTGGACTATGAAGCGCACCATCTCCGCGAGCGGCGCGACGTTTACCGACGGCGGAAAGGTCCTGTGGATGAAGGGCAACCAGGCCCTGATTGAATCTGACAGCGAGGTCTTGTTCCGAAAGTGCACGTCGGTGTCCTCGCCCCGGTAA